CCAAGGTGATATTGATGCGGTCACCCGAGTGCTGAACTCACCCTGGTTGACGCAAGGACCTGTGGTGCCGCAATTTGAAACCAGTGTCGCCGCGGCCTGTGGCGCTGAATATGCAGTGGCTTGCAATAGTGCCACCAGCGCGTTGCATCTGGCCTGTTTAGCCCTGGGTGTTGGTCCGGGGGACTGGGTTTGGACTTCTCCTATCACCTTTGTGGCGTCAGCTAACTGTGGCCTGTATTGCGGTGCACAGGTGGATTTTGTCGATGTGGATCCGGCCAGTGGCAATCTGTGTCCCTTAGCATTAGCAGATAAGCTGGTGGAGGCGGCAAAAACCGGCACCTTGCCCAAGGTGATTATTGCGGTGCATTTGTGCGGTCATAGCTGTGATATGCAGGCGCTGGCTCACTTGACCCGACGGTACGGTATCTCCCTGATTGAAGATGCTAGTCATGGCATTGGCGGGCACTATAAGCAGCAGGCGATTGGCAGTTGTTATTACAGCGATATTACCGTGTTCAGTTTTCATCCTGTGAAAATTATCACGGCCGCGGAAGGCGGCATGGCGACCACCAATAATGCCGCGCTGGCAAAAACCATGTCACAGCTGCGCAGCCACGGTATCACAAAGCTTTCTGATGAGATGAACCGTCCAGATGAAGGGGATTGGTATTACGAGCAGCAGGCACTGGGGTTTAACTACCGCATGACTGAATTACAAGGCGCTTTAGGGCTGAGTCAGTTAGAACGGTTGACGGAATTTGTCCAGCAACGCAACGCGCTGGCTGAGGTTTACCATCAGCGTTTGTCCCAGTTACCACTGCAGTGGGTTGACCCTTTGGCAGGCAGTGTCAGTGCCCGCCATCTGCAGATGTTACGGCTTGATGATCCCACGTTGCGCCGTGCACTGTTTGACCGACTGAGGGGGCAGGATATTCAGGTTCATGTACATTATTATCCTGTCTATTTGCAACCTTACTATCAGCAACTGGGGTTTATGCCGGGCCATTGCCCCAACAGTGAAGATTTTTATCGTCGTATTCTGACCTTACCCTTGTTTCCTGATATGACAACCAGTCAACAAAACTGGGTTTGTGAAGCATTGGAGGCGGCACTGATATGACGCTTGCCATTATTCCTGCCCGCGGGGGCAGCCAACGCATTGCCAATAAAAATATCCGCGCTTTTCTGGGACGGCCGCTGCTGGCTTACAGCATTGATGCGGCTTGGAAGTGCGGCTTGTTTGAGCGAGTGATTGTCAGTACCGACAGTGACGAGATCGCTGCCATCGCTCGTGATTGGGGGGCAGAGGTGCCGTTTATGCGTCCGGCGGCATTGGCTGATGGCATGACAGGTACAACTGCGGTAATGCGCCATGCCTTGAGTGTCTTGGCCCAAACCGGGCCGTTACCATCATTAAGCTGCTGTCTATATGCCACGGCACCCTTGTTGCAAATTGCCGATTTACGGCTGGCTGGTTTACAGCTGCAGGCTGCGCCAGAGGTCGATTTTATCTTTGCTGCGACGGAATACGATTTTGCCGTACAGCGGGGATTGATCACAGATGAACAAGGAGGCGTCCAGCCAAGAGAGGCTGAGTTTATTGGTTGCCGCTCGCAGGATTTGCCACAGGTTTATCATGATGCAGGACAATTTTATTGGGGCCGCAGCCGGGCATTTTTGGCTGATGATGCTGCTGTTTTTGGCCCGGCATCCAGGCTCTACCTGCTGCCCAGGCGTCACGTGGTCGATATTGATACTGAAGCGGATTGGCAAGAGGCTGAGATCCGCGCTCAGATACTCAGACAACAGGGGGTGATGTGAATCTGGTTTTCAGGGTTGATGCCGGCATGCATACCGGGCATGGCCATGTAATGCGCTGCCTGACATTAGCTGGTGCCATGCAGCAGCGGGGTATTCCGGCGCGACATATTACCTTTTTATGCCGGGCACTGCCGGGGCATGCTGGTGACACTATTGCCGCCGCCGGTTACCGGGTGATCTGGTTAGCACAGGGCATTGATGATGAAGCGCTAGATGCCGCTGCATCCTGCCAGGCTTGGACCAATTTCAGCCAGGCAAAAATGGATTTACTGGTGGTGGATAATTATCGGCTTGGGCGAGAGTACTGTCGTGCCATGCGCCGCTGTAGCCGGTATCTGATGGTGATTGATGATTTAGCCGATCGGGATCATGACTGTGATCTGTTGCTGGATCAAAATCTGCTGCCGGGATTTCGTCAGCGTTACCTCAACCGGGTTCCCACTTCAACCCAATTACTGCTTGGGCCGGAATATCTTTTGCTGCGCCCGGAATTTGATCAGTGCCAGACGCTGCCCCGCGACAGTATTTTAGTCAGCTTTGGTGGCGGCGATACTCTGGCGTTGTCATGCCTTGCCGCGCGGGCCTTTCAGCGGCTTAATCCTCCCGATTTGACCTTGAATGTGGTTGTCGGTGGCGCGGCCGGACTGGATATCGGCAATGCCAAGCAGGTGTTTGCTCCGGACCCGCGCATTGTCTGGCATCACAACTGCCGCAATATGGCGCAGTTAATGTCCCGGGCGGTGATGGCTGTCGGTGCGGGTGGCACCAGCCATTGGGAGCGGCTCAGTATGGCGCTGCCTGCACTGGTCACTGTGGTGGCGGATAACCAGAAACAGACCACAGAATTACTGGCCAGGCAGGGTATGTGCGTCAGTCTGGGGGGCGTGGAGTCTGTTTCAGAAGCCGCCCTGGCCGATGCCATGGGGGCATTGCTGGCTGACCGGGCTAGTCGTGAAGCCATGGCCGAGCGAGCCAAGGCGATGATGCCAGCCAGACCCGGACGAGACCGGGTCGCTGGCGCCATGATGAGTTTACTGGGGGGATAAATGCAGCCATTTTCCATTGCTGGCCACCACGTCGGGCCAGAACATCCGGTACTGGTGATCGCTGAGTTGTCCGGTAATCATCATCAAAGTTTGGCGACGGCAAAAGCCATGATCAAAGCCGCGGCTGATGCCGGGGTACAGGCGATTAAGTTGCAGACTTACACCCCAGACACCATGACATTGGATATCAACCGGGATGAATTTCTTATCCGGGATGCAGATAACCTGTGGCAGGGAAAAAGCTTGTATCAACTGTATGCTGAAGCCATGACGCCCTGGGAGTGGCATCAGCCCTTATTTGATTATGCCCGCAGTTTAGGTTTACTGGCCTTCAGTACCCCTTTTGATGCTAGCGCCGTAGCGCTACTGGAGTCCCTTGAGGTGCCTTGCTACAAAATTGCTTCATTTGAAAATACCGATCATGCCCTGTTGGCGGCGGTCGCCAGTACCGGGAAGCCTGTGTTGCTGTCAACTGGCATGGCGACAGTGGCTGAGCTGGCGGACAGTGTGGCGGTATTGCGACGCCATGGGTGTGAGCAGTTGCTGCTACTAAAATGCACCAGCCATTATCCGGCAGACCCGGTTGATGCCAATTTGTTGACCTTACCCCATCTTCAATCCCTGTTTAACTGTCCGGTAGGGTTATCCGATCACACCTTAGGAATTGGGGTTGCGGTTGCCGCCGTGGCCCATGGTGCGTGTGTGGTGGAAAAACATTTTGTACTGGATCGCGCAGCTGGTGGCATCGACAGTGAGTTTTCGCTGCAACCGGATGAGTTTGCCACTTTGGTCACAGAAACAGAACGGGCACGACTGGCGTTGGGGGGCATTCGTTATGGCTGCAGTGAGCGGGAACAAGCATCGCGTAAATTCCGCCGCTCTTTGTATATCAGTGCTGATTTACAGCAGGGACAGTTGCTCAGTGCTGACAATGTGCGCGCAGTGCGACCAGGACTGGGGTTGCCGGTGAAATATTTGCCGCAGTTGCTGGGACGGCCGGTGCAGCGTGATGTCTGTGCGGGCACGCCGCTGCAATGGGAGTTGATTTGATTCGCGGGCCAATAAGCGGTCAGGCCGCAGAGAATTTACTGCCCGGACAAAGCTGCGAGGTTGGTGGCATCCGGGTACGCAGTTTTGGCACTGCAGGTGATGGCGTTGGGGGGTATGGCGTGGTGTTGTTGCCAGTCATGGCGCGGGATTTACCCCAACTGCGTCGCTGGCGCAACAGTGATGATATCCGGTTGCAAATGGTGGATACCGGGCATATTGGTGCCCATCAACAAAGGTGTTGGTTTGAACATTGCCGCGAGCAAGGCGGTCAGCGCCATTGGGTACTGCGGGCGCAGCGCCAGCGTGCTGGGTATGTCAATTTGAAATCCCCAGAGCCAGCGGTATTGACAGGTCAAAGCCGGGTGGATACCGGATTGTATGTGGCGCCTTCTGCGGTGCGCCATCCTATGCTGGCGTTATCTGCGGCCTTGTGTCAGTTAGATTATGCCTTTGAGCTGCAGGGAGTACAGTCGGTTTGCACTCAAGTGCGGCAGGATAATCATGCTGCATTGGGGCTGGATCAGTATCTGGGGTATCGGCAGGTTGGCCGCAGTGACGGTTTCATCCGCTTGGAGCTCAGTGATGAAAATTACCGGGTGGCAAGGGACAGATTGAGGAGATTTTATCGATGAAAACACTGGAGCAGATTTTTGCTGTTGCCCTCGGGCTGGATGAGCAGCAGATCCATGATGATTTGGGCTATAACACCATTGCCCAGTGGGACAGTGTGGCCCATATGGGGTTGGTGGCCATGTTGGAAGATCACTTCGGGGTACTGCTCAGTGCCAATGACATTATTGATATGAGCTCAGTGGCTCAGGCGCGGACAATTCTGCGTCGCAACGGCGCGCAACTCTAGTGTTGTTTAATCCGTCGCTGGACGGTAAACAGATCCTGCTCACCGGGGCGACAGGCGGCATTGGTCGGGCTATCGCCCGTACGCTGGCCTCGCTGGGGGCCGGGCTATGGCTCAACGGCCGGGATGAGCAAGCCCTATTGGGGGTGGCCGATGAGCTGGCTGCAGAGTTTAGTCTCAGTCCCAAAATCGTGGCGTTTGATGTTACGGATGCCAATGCGGTGCAGGTGGGGTTCAGTCAGATTTTTTCCCAAGGCGGGCTTGATGTACTGATTAATAATGCCGGCGTTATGTTGCCATCATTGCTGGGCATGGTGCGGGATGATGAGTTAGAGCAAACATTTGCCTGTAACAGTTTTGCTGTGCTGCATTGTTGTCAGTATGCCGCCAGATTAATGCAACGCCGAGGCGGTGGCTGCATTATCAATATGACCTCAGTGCTGGCCGCCAAAGGGGCTGCGGGGCAGAGTGTGTATGCGGGTAGCAAAGCGGCAGTGTGCGGTTTTACCAAGTCGCTGGCTAAGGAGCTAGCCGGCGATAATATCCGCGTTAATGCGGTAGCGCCGGGCATGATAGCAACGCCCATGTTAGAGGCGCTTTCCAGTGAAGTGTATCAACAAACCCTGGATGGGATTGCTTTGGGGCGCATTGGTCAGCCAGACGATGTGGCTGCACTGGTGGCGTTTTTGGTATCCGATCTGGCTGGTTATATCACGGGGCAGGTTATTGATATTGATGGAGGCATGTTGTGACGCAGGCGTTTATCAATAACAGGTTACTGGCCGCATTTTGCCCGGATAATCGGGCGCCTTTTTGGTGGGATAAGCAATCTGGCTGGCTCAGCTACGCCACGGCTGCGGCTGAAATCACGGCATTGCAGCAGCATTATACTAAGCCGCGACAACTGATCTATTTCCCCTTTGCCAATAGTCGGGCTCATGTGCTGCAGTATTTGGCGGCGCTGGGGACAGGCCAAGTGCTGATGTTAGCCGACCCGGCATGGTCTGTATCTCAACATCAGCAAAATTGCACCCGCTTTGCCGTGGATGCCTGGGTGGATGATACCGGCCAATTACAATATGGCCGTTATGGCTGCGAGGGAGAGTTACCGGATAAGGCGGGGGCTGAACAAGATGCGATCCATAACCAGTCCTTAGCTAGTGCTGCTATTGTAGCCGGTTCAACGCAACAAAATGTTGCTAAGCAAGCTTGTGACGAACACGCTCAGACCCATGCGCCACTACACCCGCAGTTGACCCTATTATTGCCCACCTCAGGCAGTACTGGCAGTCATAAGTGGGTGCGGTTATCGGCTGCGAATATAACCAGTAATGCTGAGGCCATTGCCGCTTATCTGACCTTAACCGCTGCGGATCGCGCCATTACTTCACTGCCTTTTTTCTATGCCTATGGCTTGTCGGTATTACACAGTCAGCTAATTGTTGGTGGGGCGATGGTGCATTGCCGGGCAACTATGCTGCAGCCAGCGTTCTGGCAATGTATGCGACAACATAATGTCTCCCATTTGGCCGGGGTACCATTTTCATTTCAAATGATGCTACGCGCCGGGTTTGAGCGGGCCGATTATCCCGCACTGCGGGTGCTGACGCAGGCTGGTGGCAGATTGGTTCCTGAATTAGTGCGTCATTTTGCCACTGAAGCACTGCAACTGCAGCAGCGCTTTTTTGTGATGTACGGTCAGACAGAGGCTGCGCCGCGTATGGCTTGGCTGGCGGAGCATGAAGCGGTGGATTACCCCGATGCCATTGGCCGCGCGCTGGCGGGTGGGGTGTTTATTTTGCGTGCTCTCGGTGCAGCTGACCATGGGGTTGATGATGTGGCCGATGATCTTAGCCGGGGGGAGCTTGTTTACCGAGGCCCTAATGTGATGATGGGCTATGCCAACGACAGAGCGATGCTGGCTCGTGGTAATGATTGTTCAGAGTTACTTACTGGGGATTTAGCGCGGCGGGATGGCCAAGGGCGTTATTACCTTTGTGGGCGAATAAGCCGTTTTATCAAACTTTACGGTCGGCGCATTAATTTGGTGGATGTGGAAGCCTTTTTACACCGGGAGGGGCACACTAGTGCATGCCTTGCCAATGACGAGTTACTGGAGGTTGCATTGGAGGCTCCGGCCGTGTTGGCCCAGGTGCAAAAAAGCCTTTGCCGTTGGTTATCTTTGCCTCCAGGTGCGGTTCGTTTACATCAACTGACCGCATTGCCTCGTACCGCCAGTATGAAGGTGGATTATCCCGCGTTAACCCGGCAGTTAAGCCGCGGTGCATCTTAGGGGAGGGCAGACAGCACTATGTCACAGTCACCCCAGAGTGTAGCGCCAATGATAACCTCAACGACGCCAGCTGATACTGACTCTACAGATGATATTGAGTCATCTTGGTCTATGCCTGATGCATTTGGGCTTGGTCAGCAGGATAAAGCTGCGCGGCTATTAGCGCGACTTAACCGCCTGACGGTACACCATGCCAACAATTGCCCTCCTTACCGGCAATTGTTGCAAGCATTTACGCTGTCACCATCCAACACGGGCTACCAGTCGAGCAATGATTACAGTCAATTGCCTTATGTGGCATCTGGACTATTTAAAGCCGTAAGGTTACTCAGTGTTGCCGAAGCCGATGTGCTGCGGGTAATGCGCTCTTCAGGTACGGGGGGGCAGGCATCACAGATAATACTCGACCGACAGACAGCTGCGGCTCAGAGCCAAGCATTGGTGACAATAATGCAGTCATTTCTAGGGCCGGATCGTTTGCCTATGCTGCTATTTGAGCCCCCGGGATATGTCCATAGTCATGGCCGTTTCAGTGCCCGTGGTGCAGGCGTGCTGGGTATGGGGCTATTGGGGCGAGATCATCATTATGCGCTTAATGAGGATATGAGTCTGAACTGGGCGGTGATCAATCGTTTTACCGATCGCTATGCCGGGCAAAGAACGCTGCTTTTTGGCCTCACTTTTGTTATCTGGCAGCAGGTTTTGCAAGTTTTAGCCAATCAACCGCGAACGTTAGCACTGGATGGCGGCATTTTAGTGCATGGCGGCGGCTGGAAAAAACTGCAGCATCAGGCGGTGGACAATCAGGCATTTAATCAGGTGTGTGCTGAACAGCTCGGTATCACCCAGGTGCATAACTATTACGGCATGATGGAGCAGGCAGGCTCAGTGTTTGTTAGCTGTGCCCAAGGGCATTTTCATGCGCCGCTGTGCAGTGATGTACTGGTGCGTCATCCCATTACTTTGATGCCACAGCCTGAGGGGGAAGCTGGGCTGCTACAGGTGCTGTCAGCCTTGCCGCTGAGCTACCCGGGACACAGTATTTTGACTGAGGACTTAGGGATATTACTGGGAGAGGATGATTGTCCCTGTGGCAGGCGCGGGCGTTATTTTACTGTGCTGGGACGGCAACAGGGTTCGGAGGTGAAAGGATGCAGCGATACATTTTCTTAGCCGCTAGCGATAGTCAACCTGTGGGGTATGGTGTGATGGCTGCTTGGGCACCAAATGATCTGCCAAATGTTGAACCGGGTGTTAAGCCTAGGAGTGAACTGGATTTTAAGCTTGAAGGCGGAGCACGCTTAGACCAAAACTTCAGTTTGCATAAGCGTCAGAGCCAGAGCCAGAAGCAGAGCCAAGATAAGCCGCTTTATGAATCTGTTGATGAAGACATTGCCGCGCCACATGATTGGCAGCAAGTCCCCGAGGTTGAACAGGTCTTGCCCGGCACAGACTGGCAAGATTTTACCCCTTCACCATTGCCTGCCTTTGCACCTGAGATCCTGAGTTTTCTGGCGCATTTGTCCCAGCGATTAATACAGGCCGGTACACAACAGCCGGATTTGGCGGCATTGGGGTTTTTATTGCGTCCAGCACAGTTAGCTGCTCAGCAGCAACGCCTTGGAAATAATCATGCTCTTGGCTTGGTATTTCACTTGGTGCCTTCCAATGTGCCGGTAGTGGCATTTTATTCTTGGGCGATTGCACTGTTGCTGGGCAATGCCAATGTGGTGCGTTTGTCCTCCAAGCGTAGTGAGACACAACAGCAGATCCTAGCCATAGTGCAGCAACTACTGACGCAGCGCCGTTGGCAGGATATTGCCCGGCGTAACCGTTTTATCCGCTATCGTCACTCAGATGATAGTGCGAATGACAGCACAACTAGTCACGATGAAGTGACCGCGTGGTTTAGTGCCCGCTGCCGCTTACGGGTGATTTGGGGCGGTGATAATACGGTTGGTGCGGTGCGGGCAGTGCCCTTAGCCCCCCGTGCAGCTGAACTGGTGTTTGCCGATCGGCAATCAATCGCTGTGTTAGATAGCCGTTGGTTACGCTTGTGTTGTTCGGCGCAGTTAGCTGCCATCGCGGCCGGTTTACAACAAGATTGCTGTCGCTTCAATCAGCAAGCTTGTTCATCCCCCACCGGATTTATCTGGTTGGGGCAGCCAGAGCCTGAGCTACGTAAACAATTATTGCAGATGATTTTTGCTCCCTTTGCTCACGATGCAGCCGCAGTGATGCAGCGTTTAGTCGGCTTGCAGCAGTATTTATGTTTATCTGCTGCACCTATTCATGTAGAGCAGTTGGCTGGGGTCAATATTGTTCAGCCGGGTAATGGGCCGTTATTACAGCATGCTGGTGGCGGGGTAATTGCCGAGTGGGTACTTGATGATGCCCAGTGCCTCTTGGATATGCCGTGGGATATACAGACTTGTGTATTAGCCGGGGATGCATCATTACGCCAATTGCTATTGGCGCAGTGTGGAAGGTTGCAGTTGGATAGGGTGGTTCGGCCGGGACAGGCGTTGGCACTGGACTGGTATTGGGATGGCATGGATTTACCCGCCCGGTTCAGCCGCAGTGCCAGACAAGGGTAAGGCTCTAGGGTCTGCTGACGTTTCGTGATTGAATTTTGTTCGAGATAAAAGCGTTTTAATCGCGGCGAGTGGTTTGCCGCCTAGTTATTCTAAGCAAGAACCGCTCAACAAAGAGTAAAACGCTTTTAGCTGAACCCATCGGGCAGCGTTTGAGGCTCCTTTCTACTGCGTTATCGGCTTATCAGGTAGCGCACTAGCAAAGCCTCTGCCTTGTATAAAGAATCCTCAAATCGCTGCAAAAACAAACTTGAAAGGTCAACAGACCCTAGCAAGAAAGAGCAGTATTTTTCATCTGGCCCAAACCGGAATGAGTGCCAAAACGACAGGAGTGAAACACAGTGCAAGGGAGTGCAAAACAGACCCGTTTGGAGAGCTTGGCCGCTGTCGGACCGGGGCAGAGTCACCCGCAACAGTATGTCCTGTTTGGATGTGGCAGTGGCGGGAAAACGGCCTTAGCTCGATTACAACGCGAAGGGGTGGCGGTCACAGCTCTATGTGATAACGATGCATCCCTGTGGGGACAGGAATATCAAGGCTTGCCGATTATGGCGCCGGCGGTATTACTTGGTAGTGAAACAGCCATTGCCAGCACCGCTGTGCCGACTTTAGTGGCAGGCCGGCACATTCACTGGCTGATTGCCAGTGGTTATTCCCCGGCGATAGTGCAGCAGTTACAGCAGGCCGGCGTGTCAACTGATGCTATCTGCGTCTTACCTCAGCATTATTTAAAGTCATTTAATTTTTCCTATGCGCCGGCACGGATGCTGGCCGAAAACTTGCTTCTGTCTTGCTGTCACTATTTTGACCGACAACAACTGATGTATTGGCTGGATTTTGGCACCTTGCTGGGATTGGTGCGAGATGGGGAGCTGATCCCTTGGGATTCAGATTTGGACTGTGCTATGCCCAAAGAGGATTTTGACCGTTTGTGTCAGCAGTTGCCTAAGTTGACAGCAGTTTTATCCCGGGCGTTAGGGCGGGAGGTTACCGCTCGACTGATTGATGGGCAATTTGTGGCTCCCAGTCGGGTGCTGTTGACGGTGACATTGGTGGAGGCTGAATTGAATATGGATATTTTTTGTCGGGTATTTCCAAAAGATAAGGATGCTTTACCTACGACAATCGCCTTAGAAGATACCGCTGATACTGATTGTGAAATCGAAATAATGTCCCGGCGGGTACCGGCTCAGGCCGCGTTTTTTCACCATGCCGAGCCGCTCTATTGGCGGGGCAGGCGTTTACACATCCCCGCCGGATTTGAACCGTACCTGAGCCATGTTTATGGACCTGATTGGCGTGTAGCGAACCGTAACTGGACCTTGCATACCCAGTAAGACAGTGGAGCCAGCTGCGAGTAGTGCTGGCATAACAAGCGCTGAGCCAAATCGCGCATTGATAATGTGAAGACGGAGACCCCTTATGACTCGATTACTGGTGGATGCACAGGACAGCCGACACAGTCTGGATAAAGCGGCAGTACGGCAGTTTTTTGATATCCGCGCCAATAAAGCCGCCACCCTGGGGTTAGACCGGGCGGTGATTTATCAGGATAAACATCCTGAGTTAGCCCAAGCGCGGGATAAGGCGGAAAAGCAGCGTCTAAGACCATATTTGGCCCTGGCCGCGGATGACAGAGTACTGGATATCGGCTGCGGTACTGGCCGCTGGGCTGATGAAGTGCTACCCCAATGCGGGACATATCTTGGGGTGGATATCTGTGATGGTTTTATCCAGTTGGCGCGGGAGCGATTTGCCCATTGTAGCCATGCCTGTTTTTGCCAACTGGGGGCGGAAGATGTCGGTTTATTACCGGCAGGGCCTGAAGAGCAATTCCAGTTAGTGCTGTCCATGGGGGTGATGATTTACCTCAATGATGCGGAGCTGCAGCGGTATTTAGATGGCTTATGTCGTTTAGTCGCGCCGGGCGGGCGGGTTATTTTCCGTGAGCCGGTCGGGCTAGATAAGAAGCTGGTACTGAGTGAGCATTATTCAGCTGAAATGGGTCAGGATTATCACGCTATTTACCGCACTGAGGCTGAATTGCAGCAGTATTTTGTCGCATCACTGGCTCGCTGCGGTTTTCGCTGCCGTGCCAGCGGCAATATGTTTGATGACAAGCTGAATAACCGTCAAGAAACCGGGCAGCAATTCTATCTGTTTGTACGGGAAGGCGCATGAAAACGGCATTTTGCTTTGACTTAGATGGCACTGTCACCACCACGGAAATTTTGCCCTGTATCGCCTCTGAGTTGGATATTGCCGAGGAGATGGCGGTACTCACCCAAGCCACCATGGATGGACTGATTGATTTTCGGGCATCATTTCGGCTGCGGGTGAGGCTGCTT
This region of Shewanella sp. NFH-SH190041 genomic DNA includes:
- a CDS encoding LicD family protein gives rise to the protein MQGSAKQTRLESLAAVGPGQSHPQQYVLFGCGSGGKTALARLQREGVAVTALCDNDASLWGQEYQGLPIMAPAVLLGSETAIASTAVPTLVAGRHIHWLIASGYSPAIVQQLQQAGVSTDAICVLPQHYLKSFNFSYAPARMLAENLLLSCCHYFDRQQLMYWLDFGTLLGLVRDGELIPWDSDLDCAMPKEDFDRLCQQLPKLTAVLSRALGREVTARLIDGQFVAPSRVLLTVTLVEAELNMDIFCRVFPKDKDALPTTIALEDTADTDCEIEIMSRRVPAQAAFFHHAEPLYWRGRRLHIPAGFEPYLSHVYGPDWRVANRNWTLHTQ
- a CDS encoding class I SAM-dependent methyltransferase; the encoded protein is MTRLLVDAQDSRHSLDKAAVRQFFDIRANKAATLGLDRAVIYQDKHPELAQARDKAEKQRLRPYLALAADDRVLDIGCGTGRWADEVLPQCGTYLGVDICDGFIQLARERFAHCSHACFCQLGAEDVGLLPAGPEEQFQLVLSMGVMIYLNDAELQRYLDGLCRLVAPGGRVIFREPVGLDKKLVLSEHYSAEMGQDYHAIYRTEAELQQYFVASLARCGFRCRASGNMFDDKLNNRQETGQQFYLFVREGA